In a single window of the Pseudomonadota bacterium genome:
- a CDS encoding type IV secretion protein IcmO — protein sequence MPVARNYQHEYKKTLRDTRPLLQRALDDLKTSHAMTMLAGGGAVAALIPGPDMFADLIALVIVLYFLWYRKREFKLPLKMPAYAGIPDPNNAAPPGDKKAEGILYLGIDKDSGEELWVTNSDARTHILYLGTTGAGKTEGLKGLVSNGLTWGSGFVYIDGKADTDLFAAMYSLARRFGRDDDLLVLNYMTGNSDVGAATNTLNPFTLGSASYLTNMLVSLMPQSGGDNAMWKERAVGFISSIMPALTWKRDNQSTPLDIRTIRDHMTLQAVVRLARDQALPEKVSRGLRSYLDTLPGFVHEIFDDDGNVVPPSGGGPMPDISIPSQQHGYLAMQFTRSL from the coding sequence ATGCCCGTCGCCAGGAATTACCAGCACGAGTACAAGAAAACGCTCAGGGATACACGCCCCCTGCTGCAGCGGGCCCTTGACGACCTCAAGACATCCCATGCCATGACCATGCTTGCGGGCGGGGGGGCTGTGGCAGCCCTGATCCCCGGCCCGGACATGTTCGCGGACCTGATCGCCCTGGTCATCGTCCTGTATTTCCTGTGGTACAGGAAGCGGGAGTTCAAGCTGCCCCTGAAAATGCCCGCCTATGCCGGCATTCCCGATCCCAACAACGCCGCACCGCCCGGCGATAAAAAAGCCGAAGGCATCCTGTATCTGGGCATCGACAAGGACAGCGGCGAGGAACTGTGGGTCACCAACAGCGATGCCAGAACCCATATCCTGTATCTGGGAACCACCGGCGCCGGTAAAACAGAGGGGCTGAAAGGCCTTGTCTCCAATGGCCTGACCTGGGGATCCGGGTTCGTCTATATCGACGGAAAGGCGGACACGGACCTGTTCGCCGCCATGTACTCCCTGGCCCGCCGGTTCGGACGGGACGACGACCTGCTGGTCCTGAACTACATGACCGGCAACAGTGATGTGGGCGCGGCCACCAACACCCTGAACCCCTTCACGCTGGGTTCTGCCTCGTACCTGACCAACATGCTGGTCAGCCTGATGCCCCAGTCCGGCGGTGACAACGCCATGTGGAAAGAGCGCGCCGTAGGCTTCATCAGCTCGATCATGCCAGCCCTGACCTGGAAGCGCGACAACCAGAGCACGCCACTGGACATCCGCACCATCCGCGATCACATGACACTGCAGGCCGTGGTCCGGCTGGCCCGCGACCAGGCCTTGCCGGAAAAGGTCAGCCGTGGCCTGCGCAGCTATCTGGACACCCTGCCCGGCTTTGTCCACGAAATCTTTGACGACGATGGCAACGTGGTTCCCCCGTCAGGGGGAGGGCCGATGCCCGATATTTCCATCCCGAGCCAGCAGCACGGCTATCTGGCCATGCAGTTCACCCGCTCGCTGCA